The following is a genomic window from Deltaproteobacteria bacterium.
ACGACCCGCTCGACCCGAAAAAGTTTGACAACCTCATAAGGGCAATGGGCGCAGAGAGCGTCCAATATATGACAAAGCTTATGTGCTGCGGTCAGGGACTTGACAGGGTTGACCAGCATGAAAATGCCCTGCATTTTGCAAGGATAAAACTTAAAGAACTTAAGGCTATGAATGTTGACGCAATGGCGCTTTGCTGTCCTTCCTGCTATCTCCAGTTTGACAATAACCAGTTCCTGATGGAAAAGGAAGGAGAAAAATTCGGCATACCGATACTCTATTTTTCGGAGCTTATGGGGCTTGCAATGGGATATAAGCCTGAAGAGTTAGGCCTCGATTCCCACAGGGTTGATGTAAACGGTTTCATGGAGAAGCTGGAGAGGCTTAACAGTGAGCTAATCAAGACAGAAGAAATCACAAAGGCAATGGAGGCAGGCTTTGGAATCGCTCAATCTTAAATTATTGGAGGTGTGCTCAAGATGCGGCGCATGTTATCATATATGCCCGTCGTGCATTAATCTGCCCGATTACGACCCAAGGGCTGTTATAAAAGATATACTGGCCGGCAAGTATGAAAAATGGCTGAATCACAAATCCATCTGGCAATGTCTTGAATGCCACCACTGCCTTGAGATATGTTTTCAGCACTACGGTTTTGAAAATGCAATGGCCGCTATGAGAACAGTTGCGTCAAAGAAAGGCATTACACCGCCTCAGGTAAAGAGAGGGTGGGACATGTTTATAAAAACGGGCAGACTCGGCGAGCCAATGGCATCGGCAAGAAAGAAGCTGAATCTGCCGGAGGCCGCAAAGAGCGGGGCAGAGGATTTTAAGAAGATGGTGAAAATATACCAGGAGGAAAAAACAGCAGGCAGTAAGGAGTAGGACTGCTTACTGAAATATTATATGAGCTACGATTTTCAGAAAGACATATCAGGCTGCGGCCTTGTCGGCATTATAAATAAGGACGGCAAGAGGATTGACGGCAGTTACATAAAAAAATCGCTCTGCCTTATGAACGACAGGGGAAACGGGCTTGGCGCAGGATATGCGGCATACGGCATATATCCAAAATATAAAGACCTGTATGCGTTTCATATAATGTATGACGAGCCGTCGGCAAAGACCATTGCCGAGGAGTATCTTAAAATCAACTATCACATTGAGAAAAAGGAAGAGATGCCGACCGCGCCTGTGGAAGGGATTACAATACACCCCATCCTGTGGAGGTATTTTGTAAAACCTCTCGCTCAAAAGGCAGAGAGGGAGATGGCAGACCTTTCCGACGACGATTTTGTTGTGCGGACCGTAATGAAGATAAACTCCGAGATAGAAGGCGCATATATATTCTCGAGCGGCAAAAACATGGGGGCGTTCAAGGGTGTTGGCATGCCTTCGGCCATTGCCAGATTTTTCAGGCTTGAAGAGTATGAAGGTTATATATGGACAGGCCACACGAGATTCCCTACAAACACGCCTGGCTGGTGGGGCGGCGCTCATCCGTTTACGCTCCTTGACTGGTCAATCGTGCACAACGGTGAAATATCGTCATACGGCATAAACAAAAGATACCTTGAGATGTACGGGTATAAGCTGACCCTTTTGACTGATACAGAGGTTGTTGCATATCTCTTTGATTTGCTTGTAAGGAGGCACGGCCTGGATATACCTACTGCATGCACTGCCCTTGCAGCGCCTTTCTGGAAAAATATTGACGATATGGATGGAGATAAAAGAGATGCAATAACTGCGATTAGAATGGTATACGGCAGCGCCTTGATGAACGGCCCATTTTCTATCTTATTCGGACACAGCAAAGGTCTCGTCGGATTAAATGACAGGATTAAATTAAGGCCCCTTGTCGCGGCAATAAAAGGAAAGACTGTTTATATGGCGAGTGAGGAATCTTCAATAAGGGAAATTTGTCCAAGCCCTGATAAGGTCTGGGCGCCGCGGGCAGGGGAGCCTGTGATTGCGGAATTGGAGGCGTAAATGTTTAAGAGTCTTGCAGTGCCGGAATTTCTGGCTAAAATAGATAAAGTAAAATGCATAAGGTGCAAAAGGTGCATCCAGAACTGCGGCTGGGGCGTGTATTCATGGGGCGGGGATAATGTCCTTATTGATACATTCAAATGCGTAAAATGTCTGCGGTGCTATCACTATTGCCCTGAAGAGGCGATTACAATAGAAGACAACCCTGTCCGATACAGAAACAATGCAAACTGGGGTTTTTACAATATAAGAAATATCAAAAAGCAGGCAGAGACAGGCGGCGTCCTGCTGACAGGCATGGGGAGCGATATGCCATATCCTGTGCTCTTTGACAGTCTCCTGATAGACGCATGTCAGGTTACAAATCCGTCCATTGACCCGCTGAGAGAGCCGATGGAGCTAAGGACATACCTCGGCAAAAAGCCTGCAAGGCTTGAATTTGAAAAAGGCCCTGACGGCAAATCAAAACTCAAGACAAAGATGCCTCCGCAGATAAAGCTGGATTTGCCGTTCATATTTGCGCCTATGTCATACGGCTCAATAAGCTTGAATGCGCAAAAGACCCTTGCCATAGCCGCAAAAGAACTTGGCATTGTAATGAATACCGGAGAGGGTGGGCTGCATGAGGAGATTTACCCCTATCGCAGCAATATAATAGTTCAGGTGGCATCAGGCAGATTCGGCGTAAATCCCGATTACTTAAATGCCGGGGTCGCTGTTGAAATAAAGATCGGCCAGGGCGCAAAGCCTGGAATAGGCGGACACCTCCCCGGAGAAAAGATACCCCTTGATATTGCTAAAACGAGAATGATACCTGTCGGCACAGATGCGCTTTCGCCGGCCCCGCAGCATGACATCTATTCCATAGAGGATTTAAAACAGCTCATATACGCTATAAAAGAGGCGACAAATTACACAAAGCCTGTTTCAGTAAAGATTGCGGCTGTGCACAATGTTGCCGCGATTGCGTCAGGCATTGTGAGGGCAGGCGCGGATATTGTTTATATAGACGGGTTCAGGGGCGGCACAGGCGCGGCGCCTTCTACTATAAGAGACCATCTCGGCATTCCGATAGAATATGCTATTGCCGCTGTTGATGAAAGGTTAAGGCAGGAAGGCATAAGGAACGAGGCCTCTATCATAGCCGCGGGCGGCATACGGAGCAGCGCGGATGCTGCCAAGGCGATTGCGCTTGGCGCTGATGCTGTTGCGCTGGGCACTTCCGCGCTTGTAACTATGGGCTGCACTGTCTGCGGCAAGTGCTATACAGGCAACTGCTCATGGGGTATAACAACACAGAGGCCTGAGCTTACAGTAAGGCTTAACCCTGAAATATTTGCAGAACGGCTTATAAATCTAATCCACGCATGGACACATGAACTGAAGGAGATACTCGGCGCGCTTGGCATAAATGCGGTAGAGAGCCTGAGGGGCAGCAGGGAAAGACTGCGCGGCGTCGGCATGGATGCACAGACGTTGGATATACTTGGTATAAAACCGGCGGGAAGGTAAAATAAAAATTCAAAATGCAAAGTGCAAAATGCAAAATTTGAAAAAGTCTTTTTAATTTGCAATTTACAATTTTCACTTTGCAATGGAGCGATGCGACATGCTTACCATAGACGCAAAAGGGGTTTACTACAGAGAGTTGAACAGCAAGGTTCGGGATGCTGTTTCCAAAGGCGAGAAGGAGATACTCCTCAAGAATGTCAACGGCCAGTATTATATCGGAGACGGCCTGCAGGGCGATGCAAAAATCACTATTGAGGGCGTGCCGGGCAATGACCTTGCCGCATTTATGGACGGTCCTACAATTATTATAAAGGCCAATGCGCAGGATAATATCAGCAACACTATGAACAGCGGAAAGGTTATCGTCCACGGCAATGCAGGCGATGTCCTGGGATACGGCATGAGGGGAGGGAAGCTTCACATCAAAGGC
Proteins encoded in this region:
- a CDS encoding 4Fe-4S dicluster domain-containing protein, encoding MESLNLKLLEVCSRCGACYHICPSCINLPDYDPRAVIKDILAGKYEKWLNHKSIWQCLECHHCLEICFQHYGFENAMAAMRTVASKKGITPPQVKRGWDMFIKTGRLGEPMASARKKLNLPEAAKSGAEDFKKMVKIYQEEKTAGSKE
- a CDS encoding glutamine amidotransferase family protein, coding for MSYDFQKDISGCGLVGIINKDGKRIDGSYIKKSLCLMNDRGNGLGAGYAAYGIYPKYKDLYAFHIMYDEPSAKTIAEEYLKINYHIEKKEEMPTAPVEGITIHPILWRYFVKPLAQKAEREMADLSDDDFVVRTVMKINSEIEGAYIFSSGKNMGAFKGVGMPSAIARFFRLEEYEGYIWTGHTRFPTNTPGWWGGAHPFTLLDWSIVHNGEISSYGINKRYLEMYGYKLTLLTDTEVVAYLFDLLVRRHGLDIPTACTALAAPFWKNIDDMDGDKRDAITAIRMVYGSALMNGPFSILFGHSKGLVGLNDRIKLRPLVAAIKGKTVYMASEESSIREICPSPDKVWAPRAGEPVIAELEA
- a CDS encoding glutamate synthase-related protein, with the translated sequence MFKSLAVPEFLAKIDKVKCIRCKRCIQNCGWGVYSWGGDNVLIDTFKCVKCLRCYHYCPEEAITIEDNPVRYRNNANWGFYNIRNIKKQAETGGVLLTGMGSDMPYPVLFDSLLIDACQVTNPSIDPLREPMELRTYLGKKPARLEFEKGPDGKSKLKTKMPPQIKLDLPFIFAPMSYGSISLNAQKTLAIAAKELGIVMNTGEGGLHEEIYPYRSNIIVQVASGRFGVNPDYLNAGVAVEIKIGQGAKPGIGGHLPGEKIPLDIAKTRMIPVGTDALSPAPQHDIYSIEDLKQLIYAIKEATNYTKPVSVKIAAVHNVAAIASGIVRAGADIVYIDGFRGGTGAAPSTIRDHLGIPIEYAIAAVDERLRQEGIRNEASIIAAGGIRSSADAAKAIALGADAVALGTSALVTMGCTVCGKCYTGNCSWGITTQRPELTVRLNPEIFAERLINLIHAWTHELKEILGALGINAVESLRGSRERLRGVGMDAQTLDILGIKPAGR